One Gordonia zhaorongruii DNA segment encodes these proteins:
- a CDS encoding peroxiredoxin translates to MKPGDRAPDFALPDQNGHIRRLPELLAEGPVALFFYPAAFTPGCTKEACHFRDLAAEFTEAGVQRVGISRDDVTKQGKWTTEHGLDYPLLADVDGEVATQYGVKRGGVLGAIGMPTKRTTFAISTDGVIVDVIASEVNMAVHADRALTALGPAHRG, encoded by the coding sequence ATGAAACCCGGTGATCGCGCCCCCGACTTCGCTCTGCCCGACCAGAACGGCCACATCCGGCGACTGCCGGAACTTCTCGCGGAGGGGCCAGTCGCCCTGTTCTTCTATCCGGCGGCGTTCACGCCGGGCTGCACCAAGGAGGCGTGCCACTTCCGCGATCTGGCCGCGGAGTTCACCGAGGCAGGGGTGCAGCGCGTCGGCATCAGCCGCGACGACGTGACGAAGCAGGGAAAGTGGACGACCGAACACGGATTGGACTACCCGTTGCTCGCCGACGTGGACGGTGAGGTCGCCACGCAGTACGGCGTCAAGCGCGGCGGTGTCCTCGGCGCGATCGGAATGCCGACCAAACGCACCACGTTCGCGATCAGCACCGACGGGGTGATCGTCGACGTGATCGCCTCCGAAGTGAACATGGCCGTGCACGCGGATCGGGCGTTGACGGCGCTGGGGCCGGCTCACCGGGGTTAG
- a CDS encoding CsbD family protein, with translation MGIADDAQNKAEDLKGRAKEATGAATNNEDLKNEGKTDQGTAAARDKVTQVADKVKGGVDSIKGKITGR, from the coding sequence ATGGGAATCGCAGACGACGCACAGAACAAGGCCGAAGACCTGAAGGGACGCGCCAAGGAAGCCACCGGCGCTGCCACGAACAACGAGGACCTGAAGAACGAGGGCAAGACCGATCAGGGCACTGCCGCCGCTCGCGACAAGGTGACCCAGGTCGCCGACAAGGTCAAGGGCGGCGTCGACTCGATCAAGGGCAAGATCACCGGACGCTGA
- a CDS encoding amino acid permease: protein MTSTRQNGTGTAEVDEGYQRGLNSRTVQMIAIGGAIGTGLFYGSGGAIEKAGPALLLAYAAAGLAIFIVMRSLGELLIYRPVSGGISEYADEFLGRYAGFTQGWTYWAVWTTTCMAEITVAGKYVNYWWPSIPVWVTALVALIVLFAANLISVGVFGRTEFWFSAIKVTAILGMIVIGIGVLLPISGLGPDVGPSVSNIWSQGGFFSTGFTNALLSLQIVMFAYVGVELVGVTAGEAENPRVTLRRAINTVPFRIGVFYIGALLVILSVRSWRDYQEGQSPFVAVFEYIGIPGAAGIVNFILLTAALSSCNSGIYSTGRMLRSLSRRGDAPKSLDKLSGRQVPVSGIVLSAVVMAIGVLVNVIDPDHAFTYITSVSTVGIVVVWATIIACQMMYRRKVAAGLLPASDYRVPGAPVTTVLTLLFLAMVLVLLFFSENGRIALTVGAVWFIGVTVGYFAWSRRTPTRPSPTASTARRAPKSRSSLTS from the coding sequence GTGACGAGTACACGGCAGAACGGCACGGGCACCGCTGAAGTGGACGAGGGCTACCAGCGGGGTCTCAATTCCCGCACGGTGCAGATGATCGCCATCGGCGGCGCGATCGGCACCGGCCTGTTCTACGGTTCCGGCGGTGCCATCGAGAAAGCCGGTCCGGCGCTTCTCCTCGCGTACGCGGCGGCCGGCCTCGCGATCTTCATCGTCATGCGGTCACTCGGCGAGCTCCTGATCTACCGGCCGGTGTCCGGCGGAATCAGCGAGTACGCAGACGAGTTCCTCGGCCGCTACGCCGGATTCACGCAGGGCTGGACCTATTGGGCCGTATGGACCACGACGTGCATGGCCGAGATAACGGTGGCCGGGAAGTACGTCAACTACTGGTGGCCGTCGATCCCCGTGTGGGTCACCGCCCTTGTTGCGCTGATCGTGCTGTTCGCGGCGAATCTCATCTCCGTCGGCGTCTTCGGTCGCACTGAGTTCTGGTTCTCGGCCATCAAGGTGACCGCGATTCTCGGCATGATCGTGATCGGCATCGGTGTGCTGCTGCCGATCTCCGGTCTGGGGCCGGACGTCGGACCTTCGGTCAGCAACATCTGGAGTCAGGGAGGCTTCTTCTCCACTGGATTCACCAATGCGCTCCTGAGCCTGCAGATCGTGATGTTCGCCTACGTCGGCGTGGAGCTCGTCGGTGTCACCGCGGGGGAGGCGGAGAATCCGCGCGTGACTCTCCGGCGTGCCATCAACACGGTGCCGTTCCGCATCGGCGTGTTCTACATCGGCGCCCTGCTGGTGATCCTGTCGGTGCGCAGCTGGCGGGACTACCAGGAAGGACAGAGTCCGTTCGTCGCGGTCTTCGAGTACATCGGGATCCCCGGCGCGGCCGGAATCGTAAATTTCATCCTGCTCACTGCAGCTCTGTCGTCATGCAACTCGGGAATCTACTCGACGGGCCGTATGCTTCGCTCGCTCTCCCGACGTGGGGACGCACCGAAGTCGCTCGACAAGCTGTCGGGCCGCCAGGTGCCGGTCTCGGGAATCGTGCTGAGTGCCGTCGTGATGGCGATCGGCGTCCTCGTGAACGTGATCGACCCCGACCACGCGTTCACGTACATCACCTCGGTGTCGACGGTCGGCATCGTCGTCGTGTGGGCGACGATCATCGCCTGTCAGATGATGTACCGCAGAAAGGTAGCGGCAGGCCTCCTGCCGGCCTCCGACTATCGGGTGCCAGGAGCGCCGGTGACCACCGTTCTGACGCTGCTCTTCCTCGCAATGGTCCTCGTCCTCCTGTTCTTCAGTGAGAACGGACGAATCGCGCTCACGGTCGGAGCGGTCTGGTTCATCGGAGTGACGGTCGGATACTTCGCATGGTCGCGACGTACCCCGACGCGGCCCTCTCCGACAGCTTCGACTGCGCGGAGGGCGCCGAAGTCCCGGTCGAGCCTCACGAGCTGA
- a CDS encoding AraC family transcriptional regulator produces the protein MDWSIPRSSAGVLILLDLADRHGVAVADCLAGTGLLPNQLEQPGSEVLPRQELDVIANLVGTLADPAGLGVEAGARFQLTTYGIFGFALISSPTLRNAVEIGLRYLDLTFAYSRIRAREHSGGFDLVIDAPGVPESLAQFVIARDTAAIRTIQRDLLADRSPPVVGVRFAFDPPADDAPYVEALGVRPEFGCAETALSIPNSQLDVPLPRADAHTAEIAQAQCRELLRAREARSGIAGRVQDLLAADPANPPSAARAARELNLSTRTLRHRLAAEGVSYRGLLQEMRRRLAEEMLVTARLTVAETAQRLGYLEVSSFSQAFRRWHGCGPAEYARRRLGR, from the coding sequence ATGGACTGGAGTATTCCGAGGTCATCGGCAGGTGTCTTGATCCTGCTCGACCTCGCAGACCGGCACGGCGTGGCAGTCGCCGATTGTCTCGCCGGCACCGGCCTGCTTCCGAATCAGTTAGAACAGCCTGGCTCGGAAGTCCTCCCGCGCCAAGAACTGGATGTCATCGCGAACCTGGTCGGCACTCTCGCCGATCCGGCGGGGCTCGGTGTCGAGGCCGGTGCTCGCTTCCAGCTGACCACCTACGGAATCTTCGGGTTCGCGCTCATCAGCAGCCCAACCCTGCGCAACGCGGTCGAAATCGGTCTGCGGTACCTCGACCTCACCTTCGCCTACTCGCGAATCCGCGCACGGGAGCATTCGGGTGGGTTCGATCTGGTCATCGATGCGCCTGGCGTACCGGAGTCGTTGGCGCAGTTCGTGATCGCTCGCGATACGGCTGCGATACGCACCATTCAACGTGACCTCCTCGCAGACCGCTCTCCGCCTGTCGTCGGCGTCCGGTTCGCGTTCGATCCGCCCGCGGACGACGCTCCGTACGTCGAGGCTCTCGGTGTGCGGCCGGAGTTCGGCTGCGCGGAGACCGCGCTGTCGATACCGAACAGCCAACTCGATGTGCCATTACCGCGCGCCGACGCGCACACAGCTGAGATCGCCCAAGCGCAGTGCCGAGAGCTGCTGCGTGCCAGGGAGGCTCGATCGGGTATCGCCGGTCGCGTGCAAGATCTCCTGGCCGCCGATCCCGCGAATCCACCGTCAGCTGCCCGCGCTGCCCGGGAGCTCAACCTGAGTACCCGCACACTGCGCCACCGATTGGCGGCCGAAGGCGTCTCGTATCGCGGGTTGCTGCAGGAGATGCGCAGGCGGCTGGCCGAGGAGATGCTGGTGACCGCTCGCCTCACCGTCGCCGAGACGGCTCAGCGTCTCGGCTATCTCGAGGTGTCGAGCTTCTCGCAGGCATTCCGTCGCTGGCACGGATGCGGGCCTGCGGAGTACGCGCGTCGGCGCCTGGGTCGCTGA
- a CDS encoding response regulator, with protein MSATDSPQVSRIVIADDDPLVRSGLKLLLGGSPEFDVIAEAADGREAIDVHATLRADLLLMDLRMPVLDGIAATAELKRLPHPPAVIVLTTFDADEYVVRALGAGADGFLLKDTPPGDIVTAMRNVLSGQPALSPSVTAALIKQVVESGDDGRSDRAASAVRGLTGRERDVARSLAKGASNAEIAAELYMSVATVKAHISHIFSKLGAANRVQVAIIMHDAGTG; from the coding sequence GTGAGTGCCACGGACAGCCCGCAGGTCAGCAGGATCGTGATCGCGGACGATGATCCGCTCGTCCGGTCGGGACTCAAGTTGCTACTCGGGGGCTCTCCGGAGTTCGACGTGATCGCCGAAGCGGCCGACGGACGCGAGGCGATCGACGTGCACGCGACGCTGCGCGCCGACCTGCTGCTGATGGACCTGCGCATGCCCGTCCTCGATGGCATCGCCGCCACCGCGGAACTCAAGCGGCTGCCGCATCCGCCCGCGGTGATCGTCTTGACGACGTTCGACGCCGACGAGTACGTGGTGCGGGCACTCGGTGCGGGTGCCGACGGGTTCCTCCTCAAGGACACTCCGCCAGGCGACATCGTGACTGCGATGCGGAACGTGTTGTCCGGGCAGCCCGCGTTGAGTCCGTCGGTGACGGCCGCCCTCATCAAGCAGGTCGTCGAGTCGGGTGACGACGGTCGATCGGACCGTGCCGCATCAGCGGTGCGGGGGCTGACCGGGCGAGAGCGCGACGTGGCGCGGAGCCTGGCGAAGGGGGCGTCCAATGCCGAGATCGCCGCCGAGCTGTACATGAGCGTGGCGACGGTGAAAGCCCATATCTCGCACATCTTCAGCAAGCTCGGAGCCGCCAACCGCGTACAGGTCGCGATCATCATGCACGACGCCGGAACCGGATGA
- a CDS encoding DoxX family protein codes for MVAPLDLVRDPRLYQAAAVGQTVDAAICIQPIPYVAACLDSVRFPAENRWIFPVIKGASAIGLASVYRSPALARFTAVMLTVYFALAVGMHIRARDFGLNAASATSLLTLYGALAATGPRTDCDCNGACTARCSRD; via the coding sequence ATGGTGGCACCACTGGACCTCGTGCGCGACCCTCGTCTCTACCAGGCGGCTGCAGTCGGCCAGACGGTCGACGCCGCCATCTGCATACAGCCGATCCCCTACGTCGCCGCATGCCTGGACTCGGTGCGCTTTCCGGCCGAGAATCGTTGGATCTTTCCCGTCATCAAAGGCGCATCAGCCATCGGGCTCGCGAGCGTGTACCGCTCTCCGGCGCTCGCCAGGTTCACCGCGGTGATGCTCACCGTCTACTTCGCCCTGGCCGTCGGAATGCACATCCGGGCTCGCGACTTCGGGCTGAACGCAGCCTCGGCGACATCGCTGCTGACCTTGTACGGCGCCCTCGCCGCGACCGGCCCGCGAACCGACTGCGACTGCAACGGAGCGTGCACGGCGAGGTGCTCGAGAGACTAA
- a CDS encoding ABC transporter permease, with amino-acid sequence MTAPAASAPAVFDSPGIPLTRLIKVELRKLVDTRAGFALTASIGAISAIIAVVKLATGSNDPAGLNFGSFFQMMTIPMGILLPILAILLVTSEWSQRGALTTFTMEPRRERIIIAKLAATLIAGLGAIVVALIFGAIGNLLAGLAYNDPAGSWEIPGSGLLNAVLLQVIGMLMGFAFAALILHTAGAIIAYFAVPTVMSLISELIPWFRENLTDWIDLGHAQIPLQEADAVTGGEWARIVVAVVIWVAIPLFFGINRVMRSEIK; translated from the coding sequence ATGACCGCGCCCGCAGCATCAGCACCCGCCGTGTTCGACAGCCCCGGAATCCCGCTGACCCGTCTGATCAAGGTCGAGCTCCGCAAGCTCGTCGACACCCGCGCCGGCTTCGCCCTAACGGCATCGATCGGCGCCATCTCCGCGATCATCGCCGTCGTCAAACTCGCCACTGGCAGCAACGATCCCGCCGGCCTCAACTTCGGATCGTTCTTCCAGATGATGACCATCCCGATGGGCATCCTGCTGCCGATTCTGGCGATCCTGCTGGTGACGAGTGAGTGGAGTCAGCGCGGAGCGCTCACCACGTTCACGATGGAACCGCGGCGCGAACGCATCATCATCGCGAAACTCGCGGCGACGCTGATCGCCGGACTGGGCGCGATCGTCGTCGCGCTGATCTTCGGCGCGATCGGCAATCTGCTCGCAGGCCTCGCCTACAACGATCCGGCGGGTTCCTGGGAGATCCCGGGATCGGGTCTCCTGAACGCCGTCCTGCTCCAGGTGATCGGCATGCTGATGGGCTTCGCTTTCGCTGCTCTGATCCTGCACACAGCGGGCGCGATCATCGCGTACTTCGCGGTACCGACCGTGATGTCGCTGATCTCCGAACTCATTCCGTGGTTCCGGGAGAATCTCACCGACTGGATCGATCTCGGTCACGCACAGATCCCGCTGCAGGAGGCGGACGCGGTGACCGGCGGCGAATGGGCACGCATCGTGGTCGCGGTCGTGATCTGGGTCGCGATTCCCCTGTTCTTCGGAATCAACCGAGTCATGCGTTCAGAGATCAAGTGA
- a CDS encoding sensor histidine kinase: MRPETYQPALTRWGHVWRLALAVAVSVVAWLPRADDQLHNVQWWLVIDLALGAVTMVTTMRWRRRYPVAVCTFANIASIVSLTAAGPAALALVSLATRRWLREIIPQMLLTVVCVIAAEVVTNPPEEDELGLLGFAMVVVICALVVAWGMYVGSRRELLSSWQARATLAEAEQHAKVREAQVAERARIAREMHDVLAHRISTISMHAGALAFRDDLPVDQVRESAQTIQETSHLAMQELREVLGVLRDGPGDADPERPQETALDLTELVEQNRRTGMRIDADRELDVAQLPPALGRTLYRCVQEALTNARKHAPDSVVWMRLSGTPGEGVELRVENPLSITGSSAPRSGLGLVGLAERVALHGGTQSYGITTERTFRLEVRLPWQA; this comes from the coding sequence GTGCGACCGGAAACCTATCAGCCAGCTCTGACCCGATGGGGCCATGTCTGGCGCTTAGCGCTGGCCGTTGCGGTGTCGGTCGTGGCGTGGCTGCCGCGGGCCGACGACCAATTGCACAACGTGCAGTGGTGGCTGGTCATCGACCTCGCTCTGGGCGCCGTCACCATGGTCACGACGATGCGGTGGCGCCGCAGATATCCGGTCGCGGTGTGCACCTTCGCGAACATCGCGAGCATCGTGTCGCTGACGGCGGCGGGCCCGGCGGCATTGGCTCTGGTGTCCTTGGCGACGCGTCGTTGGTTGCGCGAGATAATCCCGCAGATGCTGCTGACCGTGGTCTGCGTGATCGCAGCTGAGGTGGTTACGAATCCACCAGAGGAGGACGAGCTCGGACTCCTCGGGTTCGCCATGGTCGTCGTGATCTGCGCGCTGGTGGTCGCGTGGGGCATGTACGTCGGTTCGCGCCGCGAACTGCTGTCGAGCTGGCAAGCTCGCGCGACACTCGCCGAGGCCGAGCAGCATGCGAAGGTTCGCGAGGCTCAGGTCGCCGAACGCGCGCGCATCGCCCGCGAGATGCATGACGTGCTGGCGCACCGGATCTCCACCATCAGCATGCATGCGGGTGCGCTGGCGTTCCGGGACGACCTGCCCGTCGACCAGGTTCGCGAGTCGGCGCAGACCATTCAGGAGACGTCGCACCTGGCGATGCAGGAACTGCGTGAGGTACTCGGGGTGCTTCGGGACGGCCCCGGCGACGCCGATCCGGAGCGGCCTCAGGAGACCGCGCTCGATTTGACGGAACTGGTCGAGCAGAACCGTCGCACCGGAATGCGGATCGATGCCGATCGGGAACTGGACGTCGCACAGCTGCCGCCCGCTCTGGGCCGCACGCTCTACCGGTGCGTCCAGGAGGCGCTCACGAACGCGCGCAAGCATGCGCCGGACAGCGTCGTCTGGATGCGTCTGTCGGGAACGCCGGGTGAGGGCGTGGAACTGCGGGTGGAGAATCCGTTGTCGATAACGGGCTCGTCCGCGCCCCGGTCGGGCCTCGGACTCGTCGGGTTGGCCGAGCGGGTCGCACTGCACGGCGGCACCCAGTCGTACGGGATCACGACCGAGCGGACGTTCCGGCTCGAAGTGCGATTACCGTGGCAGGCGTGA
- a CDS encoding DMT family transporter, with protein sequence MAWIVLIISGVLEAVWATALGKSEGLQRLTPTVVFFVALTASMAGLAYAMRDLPTGTAYAVWVGIGATITVVYAMATGAEAVSVLRILCIGAIVAGVIGLKLVS encoded by the coding sequence GTGGCGTGGATCGTGCTGATCATATCCGGTGTCCTCGAGGCGGTCTGGGCGACCGCACTCGGCAAGTCCGAAGGTTTGCAGCGACTGACTCCGACCGTCGTCTTCTTCGTGGCGCTGACCGCCAGCATGGCCGGTCTCGCATACGCGATGCGGGACTTGCCGACCGGCACTGCATACGCCGTGTGGGTCGGCATAGGCGCGACGATCACCGTCGTCTACGCGATGGCGACCGGTGCGGAAGCGGTGAGCGTGCTCCGGATTCTCTGCATCGGCGCGATCGTCGCCGGCGTGATCGGGCTGAAACTGGTGTCCTGA
- a CDS encoding MarR family winged helix-turn-helix transcriptional regulator encodes MRDQRDPIALARHNWEDAGWGGAVADGMEAVTSVMRAHQIMLARIEQELKPFGLTFARFELLRLLAFSTHGALPISKASDRLQVHVSSATSAVARLVEAGLVERRPHPTDGRTTLVAITPGGCEVTERATLVLNEVFADIGMPQNESRALVEAIRSLRRSHGDF; translated from the coding sequence GTGCGAGACCAACGTGACCCGATCGCACTCGCGCGGCACAACTGGGAGGACGCCGGGTGGGGCGGCGCCGTCGCCGACGGCATGGAGGCCGTCACCTCGGTGATGCGCGCGCACCAGATAATGCTGGCGCGGATCGAGCAGGAGCTCAAGCCGTTCGGGCTCACGTTCGCTCGATTCGAACTGCTCCGGCTCCTCGCCTTCAGCACTCACGGCGCGCTGCCGATCTCGAAGGCCAGCGACCGGCTCCAGGTTCACGTCTCGTCTGCCACCAGTGCCGTAGCGCGTCTCGTCGAAGCCGGACTGGTCGAGCGCCGTCCGCATCCGACGGACGGACGGACCACGCTCGTGGCGATCACCCCGGGCGGCTGCGAAGTCACCGAACGCGCGACGCTCGTCCTCAACGAGGTCTTCGCGGATATCGGGATGCCGCAGAACGAGTCCCGTGCGTTGGTCGAAGCCATCCGCAGCCTCCGACGGTCGCATGGCGACTTCTGA
- a CDS encoding flavin-containing monooxygenase, which yields MPAESPRSPSIAIIGTGFGGLGMAATLKRAGFDDIVLFEKSDAVGGVWRDNEYPGAACDVPSHLYSYSFAPKADWTRRFAEQAEILEYLNECADTFDIRRHVRFGTEVLGAAYDDAAGEWELTLSTGDTHRAAVFIPATGQLSRPSYPSIPGLDEFAGTVFHSSTWDHDYEFEGKRIAVIGTGASAVQFVPHVAERSDRLELFQRSAPHVIPKPDYPYKRRVIDGFKRIPGLLRASRMATYAWLEPRALAFNQSWAAPVMNAVEWNFRRVLAQQIDDPVLREKLTPTDAIGCKRILMSNDYYPALNRPNVDVVTEGIERIESTGVVTADGELHEVDAIVLGTGFAATDFLAPMTITGRGGADLNDEWRDGAHAYLGITVPQFPNMFMLYGPNTNLSHNSIVFMLESQFAYVKDAVRELRRRNLKSVEVRADVESDHNAHVQQLLGETVWATGCDGWYTTADGKNTQNWPGFTFAYRSATRRFDVAAYRALSAGRIAAKR from the coding sequence ATGCCGGCAGAATCACCGCGCAGCCCGTCGATCGCGATCATCGGCACCGGGTTCGGTGGTCTCGGGATGGCCGCCACACTGAAGCGGGCGGGCTTCGACGACATCGTTCTCTTCGAGAAGTCCGACGCCGTCGGCGGCGTCTGGCGCGACAACGAGTACCCGGGCGCCGCGTGCGATGTGCCGTCGCATCTGTACTCGTACTCCTTCGCGCCGAAAGCCGACTGGACGCGCAGATTCGCTGAGCAGGCCGAGATCCTGGAATATCTGAACGAGTGCGCGGACACCTTCGACATCCGCCGCCACGTCCGCTTCGGCACCGAGGTGCTCGGTGCCGCATACGACGACGCCGCCGGCGAATGGGAACTCACCCTGTCGACCGGTGACACGCATCGAGCTGCCGTGTTCATCCCGGCAACCGGACAACTGAGCCGCCCGTCGTACCCGAGTATCCCGGGGCTCGACGAGTTCGCGGGGACCGTGTTCCACTCGTCGACCTGGGATCACGACTACGAGTTCGAGGGCAAACGAATCGCCGTCATCGGCACCGGGGCGTCCGCCGTTCAGTTCGTTCCGCACGTCGCCGAGCGGTCCGACCGGCTCGAGCTGTTTCAACGGAGCGCACCGCACGTGATCCCGAAGCCCGACTACCCGTACAAGCGTCGCGTGATCGACGGCTTCAAGCGCATCCCCGGATTGCTGCGAGCCTCGCGCATGGCGACCTACGCGTGGCTCGAACCCCGTGCTCTCGCGTTCAACCAGAGCTGGGCGGCGCCGGTGATGAACGCCGTCGAATGGAACTTCCGGCGCGTGCTGGCCCAGCAGATCGACGATCCGGTCCTCCGCGAGAAGCTGACGCCCACCGATGCGATCGGATGCAAGCGCATCCTGATGTCGAACGACTACTACCCGGCTCTCAACCGGCCCAACGTCGATGTCGTAACGGAGGGAATCGAACGTATCGAGTCCACCGGCGTGGTGACGGCCGACGGCGAGCTGCACGAGGTGGATGCGATCGTCCTCGGCACCGGTTTCGCGGCCACCGATTTCCTGGCGCCGATGACGATCACCGGTCGGGGAGGTGCCGATCTCAACGACGAGTGGCGCGACGGTGCGCACGCCTACCTGGGCATCACGGTGCCGCAGTTTCCCAACATGTTCATGCTGTACGGGCCCAACACCAACCTGTCGCACAACTCGATCGTGTTCATGCTCGAGTCGCAGTTCGCGTACGTGAAGGACGCCGTCCGGGAGTTGCGGCGCCGGAACCTGAAGTCGGTCGAGGTGCGCGCCGACGTCGAGTCCGACCACAACGCGCACGTTCAGCAGCTCCTCGGCGAGACGGTGTGGGCGACCGGCTGCGACGGGTGGTACACGACGGCCGACGGCAAGAACACCCAGAACTGGCCGGGCTTCACGTTCGCCTACAGATCCGCGACCCGACGATTCGACGTCGCGGCCTACCGTGCCCTTTCCGCTGGTCGAATCGCGGCGAAGCGTTAG
- a CDS encoding ABC transporter ATP-binding protein, with amino-acid sequence MIEVKNLSKRYGDFVAVDDVSFTCKPGRVTGFLGPNGAGKSTTMRIIAGLTPAGAGTATIRGAAYRDIPNPTLHVGVLLDASAQHAGRTGREILRLSAMTLGVPMSRVDDALAMVSLSKEEAGRRVRNYSLGMRQRLGIANALLGDPGVLILDEPVNGLDPAGIHWMRTLLRDYANRGGTVMLSSHLLHEIEIIADDLIVIGHGKIVAQGTKEELLAGTGAIVRAADNDQLGRALSAADVAAHPADGGGFRVEVAPDVAGRIALDARVHLVELRGGDGARLEEMFLQLTQKTQRDQTTVNQGVQS; translated from the coding sequence ATGATCGAAGTGAAGAACCTCTCCAAGCGTTACGGCGATTTCGTAGCCGTCGACGATGTCTCGTTCACCTGCAAACCGGGCCGGGTGACCGGCTTCCTCGGACCCAACGGCGCAGGCAAGTCGACCACGATGCGGATCATCGCCGGACTGACCCCCGCCGGTGCAGGCACCGCCACCATCCGCGGCGCCGCCTACCGCGACATCCCCAATCCGACTCTGCATGTCGGCGTCCTCCTCGATGCCTCGGCGCAGCACGCGGGGCGGACCGGGCGGGAGATCCTCCGACTGTCGGCGATGACTCTGGGCGTGCCGATGTCACGAGTCGACGACGCGCTCGCCATGGTCAGCTTGTCCAAGGAGGAGGCCGGCCGTCGGGTTCGCAACTACTCGCTCGGCATGCGACAGCGTCTGGGCATCGCGAACGCCCTTCTCGGCGACCCGGGCGTGCTGATCCTCGACGAACCGGTCAACGGTCTCGACCCGGCAGGCATCCACTGGATGCGCACCCTGCTCCGCGATTACGCGAACCGCGGCGGCACCGTCATGCTGTCATCGCATCTCCTGCACGAAATCGAGATCATCGCCGACGACCTGATCGTCATCGGCCACGGCAAGATCGTCGCGCAGGGCACCAAGGAGGAACTCCTCGCAGGTACCGGTGCCATCGTCCGTGCCGCCGACAACGACCAGCTCGGGCGAGCGCTCTCCGCGGCAGACGTCGCCGCGCATCCCGCCGACGGAGGCGGGTTCCGTGTCGAGGTCGCACCGGACGTGGCCGGACGCATCGCCCTCGACGCCCGTGTGCACCTCGTCGAACTTCGCGGCGGCGACGGCGCCCGCTTGGAGGAGATGTTCCTTCAGCTGACGCAGAAGACCCAGCGAGACCAAACCACCGTGAACCAGGGAGTTCAGTCATGA